In Flavobacterium praedii, the DNA window TCCAAATGCTGTTATTTTGGAAGCAACAGATGGTCAAGAAGGAATAGAGCATTTTGAGATTAACAAACCTGATTTAATTTTAATGGACATTCAAATGCCAATAAAAAATGGATATGAAGCTACTGTCGAAATTAGAAATCATAAATCAGGAAAAAACATACCTATAATAGCGCTAACTGCCGGAATTATGGTTGGAGAAAAGGATAAGTGTTTAGAGTATGGAATGAACGATTATGTTTCAAAACCAATTGTAGAATCTGATTTAGAAGGAATATTGCAAAAATGGTTACCCAAATAACATTTTTGAATACACAGTTTTTGTTAATTAATTCTGTAGTAATGGAGTACCTTTTTCTGAACCAAATAGTCAATATAAAATAGGCCAATAGTTTAATTTTGGATTAATTTTTATTTACTTTTTTTAAATAGTCTTTTTCTATTATTTATATAATAAAATAAGGCAAAACTTTAATTTATTTAAGATTAACAAAATTTTATTTGTAAATTTATTAATTATTTTAGATAAAATTAAGAATTGTTTATTCTTTGTGTAATAGCGTAATAAAGCTACTTTTGCATCACTTTTATTAAATTAGAAAGCTAAATCTATTTTTGAAATAGTAGGCAAACGGCAAATATAATCTATTAAAAAAAAAGGTGCTGAAAATGTTCAAAATCAAAATAAGCTAAAAAAGTTTCGCAACATTTTGGATAGTACTGTTGATGTACTAAATTTGATATTTTCACAAATTTGGCTTTTTTAGAGTAAAAGGTGATAATAAGAAAGATAAAATGTATTTGTATTAAATGCTGTCAGGAGGTTCTGATAATTATAAAAATATAATGAAAATAATAGAAGGGGATCCAGTTTTAGAGGGAGATAAAAAGGGTTTTTCGCAAGTCCAAAATAAGATTTTGGATGGCACTGAAAGCAATGATTTTCCTATTGTAGGAGTAGGAGCGTCTGCAGGTGGTCTTGAAGCATTTGAACTTTTTTTAAAAAATTTGCCTAATGATACAGGAATGGCATTTGTAATTATTCAACATCTAGATCCCAATTACAAAGGAATATTACCTGAATTATTGCAACGTAGTACGCCCATGAAAGTGCTTCAGGCGAGTGATGAACTCAGAGTAAAACCCAATCACGTATATGTAATTCCGCCCAACAAAAGTTTATCGATATTAAAAGGAAAATTGCATTTGTTCGATCCTGTTGAAACCCGAGGATTGCGATTGCCTATAGATTTGTTTTTTCGTTCGTTGGCTCTAGATAAATTAGATAAAAGTGTTGGTATTATTCTATCTGGAATGGGATCAGATGGCAGTCTAGGTTTAAAAGCCATTAAGGAAAAAAACGGACTGGTTTTGATTCAAGAACCTACTTCTGCAAAATTTGATACAATGCCTCGAAATGCCATAGAAATGGTTTTGGCAGATATTATTGCTCCTGCAGAAGAGTTGGGAGAGAAATTAATCTCACTTTATAGATATATTCCTCCCGTTACAAAGATTACCAATATTGATCATAAAAGTAAAAGTCATCTCGATAAAATTATCATATTGCTTCGTGAAGGAACTGGGCATGATTTTTCTTCCTATAAAAAGAATACATTAATGCGTCGTATAGAAAGACGGAAAGGAATTCACCAAATAAATGAAATACAAAACTATGTACGGTTTTTGCAGGAAAACCCAAAAGAGGTTGAATTGCTTTTCAAAGAACTTTTAATTGGAGTTACCAGCTTTTTTAGAGATACTTTTGTTTGGGAAAAGCTAAAAACAACCATTCTTCCTGATTTAATAAAAGAGTTGCCAGATCGATATGTATTAAGGGCTTGGATACCAGCTTGTTCAACAGGAGAAGAAGCGTATTCATTGGCAATAGTTTTTAAAGAAGTTTTGGAAGAATTTGGGAATAAAAAAGGGCTGTCTTTACAGATATTCGCAACAGATTTAGATGTAGACGCAATAAATAAAGCGCGTCGAGGTATTTTTAGTTCTAGTATCGCTATTGATGTTTCCTCCCATCGAATAGCAAAGTTTTTTTCTGTCACAGGCGATGGTTTTCGAGTAAATGCTTCTATTCGTGAAATGCTTATTTTTGCTCCCCATAATATTATAAAAGATCCTCCTTTTACGAAACTCAATATTTTGATGTGCCGTAATATGTTAATATACATGGAGCCTAACTTGCAAAGAAAGTTGTTTGATTTGTTTAATTACAGTCTTCAACCCGGTGGAATTTTGTTGTTGGGTTCTGCTGAAACTCTAGGGCGAAATAATCAAGGATTTGATATACTTGATTCTAAATTAAAATTTTTTAAACGTACTCATTCTCCAATAATGACTGAACTAACCGATTTTCCAAGCTCATTTTCATATAATAAGAAAGAAATTAAAGAAGTAAATACAGCCCCAAAAGAAGTGGAGAATATTCAGAGCCTTGCAGATCAAATTTTATTAAAAAACTTTATTCCTGCTAGTGTTATCGTAAACGAGAAAGGAGATATCCTATATATTACCGGTAAAACAGGAAAATATCTTGAACCAGTTGCCGGCAAAGCAAACTGGAATATTCATGTTATGGCTCGAGAAGGGTTACGTAACGAATTACCTGTAGCCTTTCGTAAGGCGATGCAAAATTATGATCCAGTTATTCTTAGAAATATAAAGATTGGAACAAACGGTGATTTCAACTATGTAAATGTTACAATTCAACGTATTGACGGACCTAATTTTATAAAAGATTTGGTGATGATTGTTTTTTCAGACGTTTCGGTAATGATGGAACAAGGGGACGAAAAGTTGAAAAAAGGAAAACTGTATATTTCTGGAAGACATAGAGAATTAGAAGCTGAACTCAAGCAGAGTAACGAAGATTTGCAGAATTCCCGTGAAGAAATGCAAACCTCTCAGGAAGAATTGAAATCAATCAATGAAGAACTACAATCAACAAACGAGGAACTGCAATCTACCAATGAAGAACTAACAACTTCAAAAGAAGAAATGCAAAGTCTTAATGAAGAATTGCAAACGGTTAATGCTGAACTTCAAAGTAAACTAAGTGACTTTGAACAAGCAAATAACGACATGAAAAATTTGCTAAACAGTACCGAAATTGCAACGCTGTTTTTGGATAAGGAA includes these proteins:
- a CDS encoding chemotaxis protein CheB, translating into MKIIEGDPVLEGDKKGFSQVQNKILDGTESNDFPIVGVGASAGGLEAFELFLKNLPNDTGMAFVIIQHLDPNYKGILPELLQRSTPMKVLQASDELRVKPNHVYVIPPNKSLSILKGKLHLFDPVETRGLRLPIDLFFRSLALDKLDKSVGIILSGMGSDGSLGLKAIKEKNGLVLIQEPTSAKFDTMPRNAIEMVLADIIAPAEELGEKLISLYRYIPPVTKITNIDHKSKSHLDKIIILLREGTGHDFSSYKKNTLMRRIERRKGIHQINEIQNYVRFLQENPKEVELLFKELLIGVTSFFRDTFVWEKLKTTILPDLIKELPDRYVLRAWIPACSTGEEAYSLAIVFKEVLEEFGNKKGLSLQIFATDLDVDAINKARRGIFSSSIAIDVSSHRIAKFFSVTGDGFRVNASIREMLIFAPHNIIKDPPFTKLNILMCRNMLIYMEPNLQRKLFDLFNYSLQPGGILLLGSAETLGRNNQGFDILDSKLKFFKRTHSPIMTELTDFPSSFSYNKKEIKEVNTAPKEVENIQSLADQILLKNFIPASVIVNEKGDILYITGKTGKYLEPVAGKANWNIHVMAREGLRNELPVAFRKAMQNYDPVILRNIKIGTNGDFNYVNVTIQRIDGPNFIKDLVMIVFSDVSVMMEQGDEKLKKGKLYISGRHRELEAELKQSNEDLQNSREEMQTSQEELKSINEELQSTNEELQSTNEELTTSKEEMQSLNEELQTVNAELQSKLSDFEQANNDMKNLLNSTEIATLFLDKELNIRRFTDSVTEIFKLRQTDTGRPFTDLVTNLQYPEMGAHAIEVIKKLSPIQNTIPTNDGRWFSVRIMPYRTLDDRIDGIVITFTDITTAKQAEETLVFENRYRRLFESAKDGILIVDAESGKIIDVNPFLIEMLGYSYEQFVEKAIWEIGSLKDIVANKEKFLELQLKEFVRYEDLPLETADGRNINVEFVSTLYLVNDSKLVQCIIRDISDRKAVEEALAFYETRYHHLFESAKDSIFFLDQETGKITDLNLSLINLLGRPKEECIDKPIWEMNFFKNIIKSKDQFIALQQEELVTYQNVQVEFDNGQNLNVEFTANCYSINGKKIIQCIIR